From a single Rutidosis leptorrhynchoides isolate AG116_Rl617_1_P2 chromosome 5, CSIRO_AGI_Rlap_v1, whole genome shotgun sequence genomic region:
- the LOC139846817 gene encoding nicotinate phosphoribosyltransferase 2-like, whose amino-acid sequence MDLKSKVNGDVNDEVKQNHHRHPTIPGPTNTMVTPLLTDLYQFTMAYAYWKAGKHNERAVFDLYFRRNPFGGEYTVFAGLEECIRFIANFKLSKEEIAFVRESLSPSCEDGFFEYLEELDCSDVEVYAIPEGSVVFPKVPLMRVEGPVAVVQLLETPYVNLINYASLVTTNAARHRFVAGKSKLLLEFGLRRAQGPDGGISASRYCYMGGFDATSNCAAGKMFGIPLRGTHSHAFVSSFLGPDEVVKKSLKSRDGSRLCEDFLSAVQTWLSKLKRLSIMKGVFGDTNQSELAAFVSYALAFPDNFLALVDTYDVMRSGIPNFCAVALALNDLGYKARGIRLDSGDLAYLSCETRKFFQTVEKEFEVPGFGKTGITASNDLNEETLDALNKQGHEVDAFGIGTYLVTCYAQAALGCVFKLVEINNQPRIKLSEDVSKVTIPCKKRSFRLYGKEGYPLLDIMSGENEPAPKVGERILCRHPFNESKRAYVVPQRVEELLKCYWPGKTDKKREELPTLEENRERCAQHLDQMRPDHMRRLNPTPYKVSVTAKLYDFIHFLWLNEAPVGELQ is encoded by the exons ATGGACTTGAAATCAAAAGTTAACGGCGACGTTAACGATGAAGTGAAACAAAATCATCATCGTCATCCTACAATCCCTGGTCCCACCAATACAATGGTAACGCCGCTCTTAACTGATCTCTATCAGTTCACCATGGCCTATGCTTACTGGAAAGCTGGAAAACATAACGAACGTGCTGT GTTTGATCTGTATTTTCGGCGTAATCCATTTGGTGGTGAGTACACAGTTTTTGCAGGTCTTGAAGAGTGCATAAGGTTCATTGCAAACTTTAAGCTTTCAAAGGAAGAAATTGCTTTTGTTCGAGAAAGTTTGTCTCCTTCGTGTGAG GATGGCTTCTTTGAATATCTTGAAGAGCTCGATTGTTCCGATGTTGAAGTATACGCTATTCCCGAGGGTTCTGTCGTATTTCCGAAAGTACCCTTGATGCGGGTTGAGGGCCCGGTTGCT GTTGTTCAATTATTAGAAACACCGTATGTGAATCTTATAAATTATGCATCTTTAGTCACTACAAATGCTGCAAGGCACCGTTTTGTTGCTGGAAAATCCAAGCTTCTTCTTGAGTTTGGGCTACGTAGGGCCCAG ggCCCAGATGGCGGTATAAGTGCGTCAAGGTATTGCTATATGGGAGGATTTGATGCAACAAG CAATTGTGCAGCTGGAAAAATGTTTGGAATACCGCTCCGAGGAACACATTCTCATGCTTTTGTTAGCTCGTTCTTG GGACCGGATGAGGTTGTAAAGAAATCACTCAAAAGTCGCGATGGCTCTCGACTTTGTGAGGATTTTTTGAGTGCTGTGCAGACGTGGTTAAGCAAACTAAAG AGGCTAAGTATAATGAAGGGTGTTTTTGGCGATACTAATCAGAGTGAGCTAGCTGCTTTCGTTTCATACGCCCTCGCATTTCCCGACAACTTTCTAGCTCTTGTAGACACATATGAT GTGATGAGGAGTGGTATTCCAAACTTTTGTGCTGTTGCTCTGGCATTAAATGATCTGGG GTACAAAGCAAGGGGAATCAGATTAGACTCTGGTGATCTTGCTTATCTATCATGTGAAACGAGGAAGTTTTTTCAAACCGTCGAAAAGGAATTCGAAGTTCCCGGTTTTGGAAAAACTGGTATCACTGCTAGCAACGACCTTAATGAAGAAACTTTAGACGCGTTAAACAAACAGGGTCATGAGGTTGATGCGTTTGGAATCGGGACGTATTTGGTGACTTGTTACGCTCAAGCTGCTCTCGGTTGTGTTTTCAAGCTTGTCGAGATTAATAACCAGCCCCGTATTAAGCTTTCTGAAGACGTCTCGAAG GTTACAATTCCGTGTAAAAAACGATCTTTTAGATTGTACGGTAAGGAAGGTTATCCTCTTCTAGACATAATGTCGGGGGAAAACGAACCAGCTCCTAAG GTAGGCGAGAGAATTTTATGTCGTCACCCATTTAATGAATCGAAGAGAGCGTATGTGGTGCCACAACGTGTTGAGGAGCTTTTGAAATGTTATTGGCCCGGGAAAACAG ACAAAAAAAGAGAAGAATTGCCGACGCTTGAGGAGAATAGGGAACGTTGTGCTCAACATTTGGATCAAATGCGTCCTGATCACATGAGAAGACTCAACCCAACCCCCTATAAG GTTAGTGTAACTGCAAAGTTGTACGATTTCATTCATTTCCTATGGCTCAATGAGGCACCTGTGGGGGAGTTACAGTAG